Proteins from a single region of Candidatus Hydrogenedentota bacterium:
- a CDS encoding RHS repeat-associated core domain-containing protein: GQRYSVTGPDPYHEFTGKPWDPDAKLYYFPFRYYSPNMNRWTMADPAGVIDGPNVLAYVGGNPINQIDIKGLSILPIHFFRFLPSALLTAFVICGLHSYIVADSGPQGKYVQHCVFGCKLARCFGDRRGWISYAINWYWEEILQRMAGIPHDHLDNEAARFGATDCSRSCRSCERCCDHVFD, translated from the coding sequence GGACAACGCTACAGCGTCACCGGTCCAGACCCCTACCATGAATTCACCGGAAAACCCTGGGATCCGGATGCAAAGCTCTACTATTTCCCCTTCCGCTACTACAGCCCGAATATGAACCGCTGGACCATGGCTGATCCCGCGGGGGTAATTGACGGGCCGAATGTGTTAGCGTATGTAGGGGGAAATCCTATTAATCAAATTGACATAAAAGGCTTGTCCATTCTCCCAATTCACTTTTTTCGTTTTCTTCCCTCAGCGCTATTGACGGCTTTTGTGATATGCGGGTTGCATTCTTATATTGTGGCCGATTCTGGCCCACAGGGAAAGTATGTACAGCATTGTGTTTTTGGTTGTAAGTTGGCGCGATGTTTTGGAGATCGACGTGGATGGATTTCATACGCCATAAATTGGTATTGGGAAGAGATTTTGCAACGTATGGCAGGCATTCCGCACGATCATCTGGATAATGAAGCCGCTCGATTTGGGGCAACAGACTGCAGTAGGTCGTGTCGCTCGTGCGAAAGGTGTTGTGACCATGTCTTTGATTAA